Genomic window (Cydia amplana chromosome 11, ilCydAmpl1.1, whole genome shotgun sequence):
CAGTTAAGTATAAATGATAAACTCTAATTTTCTGGTAGGTATAACGTTTTTTACCATTAGGAAGAACTTACCTTCGTTTGCCTTTATCATATATACTTACTTGgtgaagcagatcttgtcagtagaaaaaggcggcaaatttgaaaaatgtaggcgcgtaggatatatatcgtcccatagaaaatgtgaatttcgcgcctttcgttactgacaagttttgcttgaccagctatatgtaactAATTTTTCTCTACCTGAGATACAGGATTTTCCTAGTTCAGGTAGAGGTACTTTATAAGATATTCTTAACCTAATGTTAAATGTTCTACGTTTTACTGAATaaagatttattattttatttatttatcaatcaCTTTTTACGTAATAAACTGGCTCCACCCGAACcacataataaaatttattagttctgtacctagtactattatttaagattcactctctaacaaaacgcgtctattacgacagatatgaccgctaggtggtaCAAGCGCGAGCAgaagcccgtttctcaaaagcttgtaacttgtaatacaagtggtcCCTTCTAATTGGCCCctggcgtccgttccgtagcggtgtgcggcaaactactatggctagacacccaaaattggtgtggcgACTTGTAGCGACTAGCGACTAGCGACTAGCGACAcgacgaaatcgcagagtgagccacgccaGCTCGATTGAGATTGTTCAATCAATAGATTTCACCTTCCTTCCATGTTTTCACCTTTTCCACTCGGTTGTGAGTTTTTTAAAACAAAGTAGCGAATATACTTTTATAGGGTTTAGGTTATTCTAGGcctaatttcatttaaataaatccGGGAATATTACTTTGAAACGCTAAAAGACAAGCagatttactttttaatttataatgtaatatgtagtttttacaccctaaaaaaatataatgagccAAAGAACATcctatacattttaaatacattCCCGTACATCTATGCAATGTGTTCAAATTATGCACATATAAGAGCAGTGAACCCGTATTAGACGTAATGTTATCAGTATCACACTTATACTAACCTGAATTCaacaaataggtaaataaaagcaAGAACATAGGTTGATAAAAAAGTATTGAACAACGTGGTCCTTGTATAAAATTGgaagctaataaaataaaagataatgTTAGTGGATAAATTATCAACAGTGACGTATTTGTCCGTGTTTTCAATTGTTTTCGTAGTGGCAGTGGCAGTTGAATATAATAGGACGGATGAAGGATACACTTTGGGCAATCCCTCAGACTGtaagttaatttttatttcaaaatgcaTTAACGTTAATCTGTTAGGGTTCTGCTCACGGAGACGAAGTTTGGTTATACTAACTAACATTATTTTCTCCCTGTAGACATAATTAAATGACAAATAGGTAAGCTTACTTAtttccaggggtcggacaaaaagtgcggatgacgtcaaaccacttataggatgatttcaaatagtatttttgattttcataaacaattatcacttatcatttatcaacctctttattaaacgatatcgccacttgaaatgagtaagtacgtttttgactgacacattgtcaatcagatgaacaataaattgacttcgttattgtttagctattgtatcttcacgattatatttagctaaaatttatatttactaatgtataagaaaacgctctaaaatgtcatctttactcgaatattgtggcaagtttcgtgaaatttattttattcactacatcaccctaccacctgtattattaattccatggatttatttacgattattttgttacttcattaatactactttgttactacatgtcacacgaaagtgactcaaacatcatcctgtgtgcaagattacgtcatttttacgtcatccgcactttttgtccgaaccctgcttatttctctatgctgtaGACATGTAGGCATTTTtcgtgacaattttttttttacttgcatAAATATTTTAGGGACTTATCGCTATAAAGTCATATTTTCTGATTGAATTTTTATCTGCATAAAGGATAGGTACTCCGTTTCAATTAACctgtgtagggtttgcaatccggatccggaatgtatgaaattatccggatctggatccggatcctcGGATCTTTCCAAACATTTCGGATGTTAACCATACGGGTGACAActcttgtttttagggttccgtacccaaagggtaaaaacgggaccctattactaagactccgctgtccgtccgtccgtccgtctgtcaccaggctgtatctcacgaaccgtgatagctagacagttgaaattttcacagatgatgtatttctgttgccgctataacaacaaatactaaaaacagaataaaataaagatttaagtggggctcccacacaacaaacgtgatttttgaccgaagttaagcaacgtcgggcggagtcagtacttggatgggtgaccgtttttttggcttgtttttttgcttgttttgctctattttttgttgatggtgcggaaccctccgtgcgcaagtccgactcgcacttggccggttttatttaatttacttgcTGCCCTTCTTTGCGAATACATTAAAAGGCAGGTTCGcccgtacctactcgtaccatTGCGAGGACCTGCCCAAAACCACTAAACAGACACCGCAATCCACTACCAATACCACTCTTATTGAAACAAAAAGCAAACGGCGGTTTGACTCAAATCAATGattctaatattttaaaaaataacctaaaaaatTCTTACAATCCACAGGTCAAGACACGAGGAACCCAGCTAAAATCAAGCCGGAAAGTTTAAAAAAGCTCTACCTAGTACTTGTTGGTGAAGGCGGTCCACTTAGTGGAAACTGGTCCATGTACAACTATTATAGAGTAAAGGAAATGGCCAGCCACCAAGACTTTGATATCACGAAGAAAACCTTCCTGTACATAGGAGGGTATTGGGATTCTACCATGTGGGGGCTTGGTCTGACATTGGGGAATATTTACAAGCAATTGGGATATAATGTGCTTCTTTTGGACACCGTGTATTTTACGACCACGTATTTTATTGAGTGagtatacctactataaagagaaattgaaattgtaattttttatagAGAATCCaaaaataatattcattatttttgatGTTGAGAAATCTAAACTCTATACAACGTCGTGCAGTTTCCATagaaattgcagtcgggttgcagtccgtctgcaTTGCCCTTTAGGCCTAGTTTCGTTTCGACTCTGGGTTGGAATATCAATGGGAGtggctttcataaaaactagtgactacgccaatccttgggattagttgccaagggCAAGGGTATGCCAAGCTGCAGTAGTAACGTTGCAAAAATAATGCTGCTGCAGTcaccatccgaatgtcaccttaatacttgttcataattccattaaactcaaaaatatataaatatgcctGTGTGAGTATTTTGTTTACTAAAATTGATTATTACTGTTAATTTCCAGCTCTGCCCGCCTGATGCGCGAAGTCGGCAAGCACGGGGCCGAAATGCTAGCAACTCTAACCTCGCTTGGACTCGACCCTACCACCCTGGAGATAGCCGGCCTCAGTCTAGGAGCGCAGACCATGAGCTTCGTAGCTAAAAACTACAGGAGGATAACCAGGCAAAATGTCTCCATGCTCGTTGGCATGGACACTGGTGGACCCTGCTTCAGATATCTAGGACCGGATGACAGATTAGATGCGTCCGACGCTGATTTTGTCCTGGCCATCATCACGAACAGCGAAGGTTTCGGACTAGGTACACCCGTTGGACACGCGTCGTTTTACGTCAATGGAGGGGAGTGGCAGCCAGGGGAAATCTCTTGGTTGCCATGCGATGTCATGTGCAGTCATCTGAGAGCATATTTTCTTTGGATAGCAGCTCTGGTAAACCCTGGTAAACTGATCGCTGTACAATGTGATACTGTGGCACAAGCGAAAGATGGTGATTGCTATGACAAGAAGCCACTAGTGACAAATACAATGGATTTGGCTATCGATAAAAGTAAACCAGGTATATATTATTTGCGAACGTCCAATAGGTATCCGTTTGGTTTGGGGAAGAACGGGTTAAAGAAGAAAGGAAAATCCGTCTCATATTTTTGGAACATCTAAATGTTTGTACTGAAGACAGATAAGTTAGCCAATTTATTGACAATagatattttaatgtagtggaaATGTGATCACAGATCGCTGTCGTAATTGTTGAACCAGTTCTATATTAACGCGaattgtttaaatataaaagtgtaaaatgatttttatttgcgAAACCCTAAAATTTAGATCCATTATTATGAATCAGAGGCTAGCAGAAGAAAAGGTTCACGCAATTTTTGCATATGCTTAaattaagtaatataataaaataggtaatacaatctgaaaaaatacaataattcataggtaaataaatacctatataaacaaatccatgttaaaataataaactcaaACATAATCTGAAATACTTGTCAAAACAAGACTTCATCAGAGAAATTGAAATAAGATATACAAAATTAGAAATATCGTCACGTCACCTTCAAGAAGTTGCAAATGCAAATATTTCTTTTCCAATAATTTTACAttgaataggtacattattaaaaagaaatataAGGTGTAATTTTTACTTTCCTCGtgcatttcaaataaaataaaataaaacaagaaataaCTACTTAGTCCGTTCATAGTAACGCTTCGTGCTTAAGAGCAGACATCTCTTTGCCACTCAACTGAAAATACTTGTAGAAAATAAGGGAATTTAAAACTTATCATTATCAAAAACCACAATCTGTAAAACGATTActttaaacaaatgaaatcaGAATAGTGTATTATTAAAACTACAATAAAATCAGAACAGAAGGAAAACCAAAGAGATGAAGAAGAGAGAAATTTTGTTGACAGTTACATATTTGACAGTGTATATTTGTGTTTCTGGAGCAGTGGAAACTAACATAACTGGCGAAGGATTTGTCCAAGGATTAATTCCAGACTGTAAGTGTATTAAATACTATTACCTATAAGTATGCTAACACTAGATACTAATTAAAACAGGCTAAGGATAAAAATCTAATGAACTAATATACTCACATATATCcaagaaaaaatattacctatataaaggATATTAAATTTGAGCATGAATATTCAAttcaaatccatactaatattataaatgcgaaagtgtgtctgtctgtctgcctcttcacgcttaaactgctgaaccgatttagttggaATTTGATATGGAGatggtttgagtcccggggaaggacatagggtagttttttcCCAGATATTGCCttctaagggggtgaaaaggggggtggaagtttgtatggggaatcgttaaaaagcagattgggtaaaaataagctacccaaattactaactccacgcagacgaagtcgcgggcaaaagctagtcatttataaatgtttaagtatgtacttacacATTAATAAATGATTTGAATTGAATATGATGACTGATTTGATGATTTATTGTTGaattttcaataatttattgGTTATATTTTTAGTCAACATTTTAGAGGATTTTTCCTTGAAACCATCATGTTATTTGATCTAAACGATATATAGTATATAGACCATCAACCTAGTAAGCCCTATGCACACCGCGTTTTTTTTTACGCACCGTCGACGTGGGTTTGGATTGATACCTACACACTGAAAACTGTTGAACGAAGTCTTGGTGTTAAGGTTTAGttacgaattttttaaagttgtcagTGTGGACGATGCTTTCAAATATTATATAGATACCTAACGGACAATCCTTGTGCACTTGTGCAGGTCCAGGCTCTTGGCTACCATCCAGAATAAAACCAGAAAGCTTGAAAAACCTCCACCTATCAGTTCTGAGCCACGGAAACATACTTAGCGCCAAATGGCCTAAATACAACTACTACCGCGTGAAAGAGATAGTTCGTAACCCTgattttaatgtcaaaaacaagaCTATGCTTTATGTCGGAGGTTACTGGGACTCGGGGACTTGGGGTGTGGGAAGACTATTGGGTCTTCTGTATAAGCAGATGGATTATAATGTGCTTCTTTTGGAGACGCTGTATTTCACGACGACGACTTTTGAGAAGTAAGTATGCTAAAGGTGACATCCAAATCTTTTTGGAGTTTTGCGAAGGTATTTCTTTATGCCTTACAAAAATATACTCTGTACAAAGAGAACAAGTATTAGTTATTAATACCTATGAAACTACTACCTAAACTAATACTActtttactaataaaaacataGAAATCCCATCTAACATAATCCAGACAAAGAACATTTTATACAGATATATATGCGATGTATATGTAGATGTATATGAGATGTAGAGGTATATCAGATGAATGATGTATATGCGAGGTAGCTTCAATGAATAGTTCCATTCGATGTCCGAAATTGACgatttattttcagttttatTATACATGTATATCTCTGTAAACGCTACATGCCTTTTTTCTTTCGCAAGAAACTAtgtataagtaatataagtatatatatttgtAAGCACAAAAGCCGTAAATATTTATACAAGCATGCAATACGTTAATGTGAAATATTGTTACAGAGCTTCACGCTTAATGCGTCCAGTTGGAAAACACGCTGCTGAGATGCTAGCAGCCCTCACTAAGCTTGGTATGGACCCTAAAAATCTGACCATATGCGGCATCAGCCTCGGCGGACAAACCATAAGCTACATAGCCAAGAACTTCCGGAGTATCACTGGTCAAAACGTCTCCACTCTCGTTGCACTCGACCCTGGTGGTCCATGCTTTAGATATCTCGGACCGAAGCAGAGATTAGACCCCTCGGACGCTGATTTTGTCATTGCTATCATCACAAACAGCGAAGGATTCGGGATAGGTATTCCAGTTGGAACAATCTCAATCTACGTCAATGGAGGCGAGTGGCAACCGGGGGAAATATCGTTCATACCCTGCACGATTCCGTGCAGCCATATGAGATCTTATTTTGTCTGGGTGTCTGCATTGATGAACCCTCATCGCTTCATTGCCGTGCGGTGTGAATCTGTGGCGCAGGCGAGATTGGGAGATTGCTATGATACAAAGCCTTTGGTAACGAATACTTTAGATATATATTTAGATAAAAGTAAGCCTGGTATTTATTATCTGGCGACCAGCAACAGGTGGCCGTATTCTTTGGGTAAGAGAGGTTTGAGAAAGAGGAGTAACGATACTTTTAACCCGTATTTCACATTAGATTAAATAAATCAGActtgattattataataattatgtaattgatATATCTACCTAATAAAAATTTAACTTTCCGAAAAGTAATGTCATATTCCTATTTCATTCcgcattacaaaaaaaaaaattgaataaacgtctcctttttagggttccgtagccaaatggcaaaaaatggaacccttatggattcgtcatgtctgtct
Coding sequences:
- the LOC134652302 gene encoding phospholipase A1 member A-like → MTARWYKREQKPVSQKLVTCQDTRNPAKIKPESLKKLYLVLVGEGGPLSGNWSMYNYYRVKEMASHQDFDITKKTFLYIGGYWDSTMWGLGLTLGNIYKQLGYNVLLLDTVYFTTTYFIDSARLMREVGKHGAEMLATLTSLGLDPTTLEIAGLSLGAQTMSFVAKNYRRITRQNVSMLVGMDTGGPCFRYLGPDDRLDASDADFVLAIITNSEGFGLGTPVGHASFYVNGGEWQPGEISWLPCDVMCSHLRAYFLWIAALVNPGKLIAVQCDTVAQAKDGDCYDKKPLVTNTMDLAIDKSKPGIYYLRTSNRYPFGLGKNGLKKKGKSVSYFWNI
- the LOC134652304 gene encoding phospholipase A1 member A-like — encoded protein: MKKREILLTVTYLTVYICVSGAVETNITGEGFVQGLIPDCPGSWLPSRIKPESLKNLHLSVLSHGNILSAKWPKYNYYRVKEIVRNPDFNVKNKTMLYVGGYWDSGTWGVGRLLGLLYKQMDYNVLLLETLYFTTTTFEKASRLMRPVGKHAAEMLAALTKLGMDPKNLTICGISLGGQTISYIAKNFRSITGQNVSTLVALDPGGPCFRYLGPKQRLDPSDADFVIAIITNSEGFGIGIPVGTISIYVNGGEWQPGEISFIPCTIPCSHMRSYFVWVSALMNPHRFIAVRCESVAQARLGDCYDTKPLVTNTLDIYLDKSKPGIYYLATSNRWPYSLGKRGLRKRSNDTFNPYFTLD